One segment of Candidatus Nanopelagicales bacterium DNA contains the following:
- a CDS encoding leucyl aminopeptidase, which yields MTLTLATTAVSATTCDALVVAIMPKGKALELAAHGITTAQSTKLLAALKTLGATGKSGEVTKVAGIAGIKAPLIVAVGIGDTRKGLDLEALRVANGNAIRALAGTKKVAIAAAPQEEMLRASAMGAALAAYSFTSFKSNPAKGSAPVANIVLLVPGVASDAQKAVVSEVSVIADAVKLSRDLVNTPPNALAPADLALEAKKAVAGLPVKVTIWDEKALMRENCGGILAVGQGSANPPRLTKLEYTPKGATKTLHIVGKGITFDTGGISIKPAAGMDEMKGDMGGAAAIVGAMQAIAALGLNVNVTGWIPSAENMPSGTAQRPGDVITMFGGKTVEVLNTDAEGRLVLADALGLAALEKPDLIIDAATLTGAQRVALGSRLAGVMANDDASRAMVCEAAEIAGEAMWPMPLPQDLRPSIDSATADLANIGDRFGGMLSAGIFLAEFVPAGQKWVHIDIAGPSFNDKGAYGYTPKGGTGSAVRTFVQVAKGLAAE from the coding sequence ATGACATTGACCTTGGCCACCACAGCCGTTTCTGCCACCACCTGCGACGCACTCGTTGTTGCCATCATGCCCAAAGGCAAGGCCCTTGAGCTTGCTGCACATGGCATCACAACAGCACAGAGCACCAAACTGCTTGCTGCGCTAAAAACACTCGGTGCGACTGGCAAATCCGGTGAAGTCACCAAGGTTGCAGGCATTGCTGGAATTAAGGCACCGCTGATCGTGGCTGTCGGCATTGGCGATACTCGCAAAGGACTTGACCTTGAAGCACTTCGAGTAGCAAATGGCAATGCCATCCGCGCACTTGCAGGTACCAAGAAAGTCGCGATCGCCGCTGCCCCTCAAGAAGAGATGCTGCGCGCATCAGCAATGGGTGCCGCGCTTGCTGCCTATTCATTCACTTCATTTAAATCCAACCCCGCCAAGGGCTCTGCGCCTGTCGCTAACATCGTGCTCCTTGTTCCTGGAGTTGCTAGCGACGCCCAGAAAGCTGTGGTTTCCGAAGTCAGTGTGATTGCCGATGCAGTGAAGCTCAGCCGCGATTTGGTGAACACTCCCCCAAATGCTTTGGCTCCCGCCGATCTTGCACTTGAAGCCAAGAAGGCAGTTGCTGGCCTTCCCGTGAAGGTCACCATCTGGGATGAAAAGGCGTTGATGCGCGAAAACTGCGGTGGCATCTTGGCCGTGGGCCAAGGTTCGGCAAACCCACCACGGTTGACCAAGCTTGAGTACACACCCAAGGGCGCAACTAAGACCCTGCACATCGTGGGCAAAGGCATCACATTCGATACAGGTGGCATCTCGATCAAGCCAGCTGCTGGCATGGATGAGATGAAGGGCGACATGGGCGGTGCGGCCGCAATCGTGGGGGCCATGCAAGCCATCGCTGCCCTTGGCTTGAACGTCAATGTCACCGGCTGGATTCCGTCAGCGGAAAACATGCCCAGCGGGACTGCCCAGCGCCCAGGCGATGTCATCACCATGTTTGGTGGCAAGACGGTCGAAGTGCTGAACACTGACGCCGAGGGTCGCTTGGTCTTGGCCGATGCCCTTGGCTTGGCAGCCCTAGAGAAGCCAGATCTCATCATCGATGCTGCCACCTTGACTGGTGCCCAGCGCGTGGCTTTGGGTTCTCGCCTTGCTGGCGTGATGGCCAATGACGATGCCTCACGTGCCATGGTCTGCGAAGCCGCCGAGATCGCTGGCGAGGCCATGTGGCCGATGCCGCTTCCGCAGGATCTTCGCCCATCGATTGATTCCGCGACTGCCGATTTGGCCAATATCGGCGATCGCTTTGGCGGCATGCTTTCCGCAGGTATTTTCCTTGCCGAATTCGTGCCGGCTGGCCAAAAGTGGGTGCACATCGACATCGCAGGACCCTCGTTTAATGACAAGGGCGCCTACGGCTACACCCCTAAGGGCGGAACCGGTTCGGCAGTGCGCACCTTCGTGCAGGTAGCCAAGGGGCTTGCGGCAGAATAA
- the lpdA gene encoding dihydrolipoyl dehydrogenase produces the protein MADADLVILGGGSGGYACALRASELGMSVILIDKDKLGGTCLHRGCIPTKALLHAAEVADTARESEQFGVNATLHGIDMNKVNEYRDGVVGRLYKGLQGLVKSRNVQFIEGAGRLVGPKTIEVNGTQYTGKNIVLATGSYARSLPGLDIGGRIMTSDQALNLDYIPQRVIVLGGGVIGVEFASVWKSFGADVTIIEGLPHLVPNEDEAISKQLERAFRKRGINFSVGTRFASATQDDSGVHVTLEDGKTFDADLLLVAVGRGPNASGMGYEEQGIAMERGWVLVDERLRTNVEGVFAVGDITPGLQLAHRGFQHGIFVAEEIAGLRPIVIADVNIPKVTYCEPEVASVGVTEAQARAEHGDNIATYEYNLGGNGKSQILGTAGFIKLVQIKDGPVVGIHMVGSRMGEQIGEAQLIVNWEAHPEDVAVLIHAHPTQNEAMGEAHLALAGKPLHAHA, from the coding sequence GTGGCAGACGCTGACCTAGTGATCCTTGGTGGTGGCAGCGGCGGCTACGCCTGTGCACTACGTGCATCTGAATTAGGCATGAGCGTGATCCTTATTGATAAGGACAAGCTCGGCGGCACTTGCTTGCATCGTGGTTGCATCCCGACAAAGGCGCTATTGCACGCAGCAGAAGTTGCAGACACTGCACGCGAGAGCGAGCAATTCGGCGTGAACGCCACCCTCCACGGCATCGACATGAACAAGGTCAATGAATACCGCGATGGCGTTGTGGGCCGTTTGTACAAAGGCTTGCAGGGTTTAGTGAAGAGCCGCAACGTGCAGTTCATCGAAGGTGCGGGTCGCCTCGTTGGACCAAAGACCATCGAAGTCAATGGCACCCAATACACCGGCAAGAACATCGTCCTTGCTACCGGTTCTTACGCTCGCTCACTTCCAGGTTTGGACATTGGTGGTCGCATCATGACCTCCGATCAAGCGCTCAACCTTGACTACATTCCGCAGCGCGTCATCGTTCTCGGTGGCGGCGTCATCGGCGTTGAATTCGCAAGCGTATGGAAGTCCTTCGGCGCTGACGTTACCATCATTGAAGGCTTGCCTCATCTGGTTCCTAATGAAGATGAAGCAATCTCCAAGCAACTTGAGCGCGCATTCCGCAAGCGTGGAATCAACTTCTCAGTTGGCACTCGCTTTGCGTCTGCTACCCAGGATGACTCTGGAGTGCACGTCACACTTGAAGATGGCAAAACCTTCGATGCAGATCTTCTCCTTGTTGCTGTTGGTCGTGGACCAAATGCATCAGGCATGGGTTACGAAGAACAAGGCATTGCGATGGAACGCGGTTGGGTGCTCGTTGATGAGCGCTTGCGCACCAATGTCGAAGGCGTATTCGCCGTCGGTGACATCACCCCTGGATTGCAGCTTGCCCACCGCGGTTTCCAGCACGGCATTTTCGTCGCGGAAGAAATCGCAGGTCTTCGCCCCATCGTGATCGCAGACGTCAATATTCCAAAGGTCACCTACTGCGAACCAGAAGTTGCCAGCGTTGGTGTCACTGAGGCTCAAGCACGAGCAGAACATGGCGACAACATCGCAACCTACGAATACAACTTGGGTGGAAATGGCAAGAGCCAGATTCTTGGCACTGCTGGATTCATCAAGCTGGTCCAAATTAAAGACGGACCTGTGGTCGGCATTCACATGGTGGGTTCACGCATGGGTGAACAAATCGGTGAAGCGCAACTGATCGTGAACTGGGAAGCACATCCAGAAGATGTTGCTGTGCTGATTCACGCTCACCCAACACAAAACGAAGCGATGGGCGAGGCACACCTCGCTCTTGCTGGCAAGCCGCTACACGCACACGCTTAA
- the sucB gene encoding 2-oxoglutarate dehydrogenase, E2 component, dihydrolipoamide succinyltransferase: protein MSVSVTMPQLGESVTEGTVTRWLKQVGDTITADEPLLEISTDKVDTEIPAPASGVLLSISALEDAVVQVGAELAVIGAANESATPAAPAAPEPVAAAPVAAPVAAPVVETPAAAAPAASGATFDVVLPQLGESVTEGTVTRWLKQVGDTVAADEALVEISTDKVDTELPSPAAGVLLSITVPEDSTVAVGSVLGVIGSAASSAAPAATPAPAAPVAAPVAAPAATPAPAAAAPAPVSAPAPTPVLSAPKSGDDDSYVTPLVRRLATQKGVDLSTIVGTGVGGRIRKQDVLAAAEGTVAAPAAPAAPAAPVVSAPVAAPVTSAPVTPAPAAPSAPAAVSPLRGRTEPISRLRKVIAERMVESLQVSAQLTSVVEVDVTRIANLRNKVKGNFESREGVKLTFLPFIAKAALESLKSFPMVNASIDMAAGTITYHDTENLGIAVDTDRGLLVPVIRNAGDLNLAGLSRGISDIAERTRESRVAPDELSGGTFTITNTGSRGSLFDTPIVNQPQVAILGTGAIEKRPVVVPDSTGQDVIAIRSMMYLALSYDHRLVDGADAARFLVAIKNRLEEGSFESELGL from the coding sequence ATGTCGGTTTCAGTAACGATGCCACAGCTCGGTGAAAGTGTTACCGAAGGAACTGTTACCCGCTGGTTAAAGCAAGTGGGCGACACCATCACTGCTGACGAACCACTGCTCGAGATTTCTACCGACAAGGTCGATACCGAGATCCCCGCTCCTGCATCAGGTGTGTTGCTGTCGATTAGTGCGCTCGAAGACGCAGTTGTGCAGGTTGGCGCTGAACTCGCAGTGATCGGTGCAGCGAATGAATCAGCCACACCTGCAGCACCTGCAGCGCCGGAGCCAGTAGCTGCAGCACCAGTTGCTGCTCCCGTTGCTGCGCCAGTCGTCGAAACCCCTGCTGCCGCTGCACCTGCAGCCAGTGGCGCCACCTTCGATGTTGTTTTGCCTCAGCTTGGCGAGAGCGTCACCGAGGGCACCGTTACTCGCTGGCTCAAGCAAGTTGGCGACACCGTTGCAGCTGACGAAGCCCTCGTTGAAATCTCAACTGACAAGGTCGACACCGAACTGCCATCCCCTGCCGCTGGCGTCTTACTTTCGATCACAGTCCCTGAAGACTCCACTGTTGCTGTTGGCAGCGTGCTCGGCGTGATTGGTTCTGCTGCAAGTTCCGCTGCACCGGCTGCGACCCCAGCTCCAGCAGCTCCGGTTGCAGCACCAGTTGCTGCCCCAGCAGCAACGCCAGCTCCTGCCGCTGCTGCACCTGCTCCGGTGAGTGCACCTGCACCCACGCCTGTTCTTTCAGCACCAAAGAGTGGCGATGACGACTCATACGTCACACCACTGGTGCGTCGCCTCGCAACTCAAAAGGGCGTCGATCTTTCAACCATCGTCGGCACTGGCGTTGGCGGACGTATCCGTAAGCAAGATGTCTTGGCCGCTGCTGAAGGAACTGTCGCTGCTCCCGCAGCGCCTGCGGCGCCAGCAGCACCGGTTGTTTCCGCTCCAGTTGCCGCGCCTGTAACAAGTGCACCTGTAACTCCAGCTCCTGCAGCTCCATCAGCGCCTGCTGCCGTGTCACCACTGCGCGGTCGCACTGAACCAATCTCCCGCTTGCGCAAGGTCATTGCTGAGCGCATGGTGGAGTCACTTCAGGTGTCAGCTCAGCTCACTAGCGTTGTTGAAGTTGATGTCACCCGTATCGCAAATCTTCGCAATAAGGTCAAGGGAAACTTCGAATCACGCGAAGGAGTCAAGCTCACCTTCTTGCCTTTCATCGCCAAGGCTGCACTTGAATCACTGAAGTCGTTCCCAATGGTTAATGCATCCATCGATATGGCTGCCGGCACCATCACGTATCACGACACCGAGAATCTCGGTATCGCAGTTGACACAGATCGCGGCCTACTGGTTCCCGTGATTCGCAATGCAGGCGATCTCAACCTCGCGGGCCTGTCACGCGGCATCAGTGACATTGCAGAGCGCACCCGCGAAAGCAGGGTCGCACCCGATGAACTCAGCGGTGGCACTTTCACCATCACCAATACAGGTAGCCGTGGTTCGTTGTTCGATACACCGATCGTCAACCAGCCACAGGTTGCCATCCTTGGCACCGGGGCGATCGAAAAGCGCCCAGTAGTTGTTCCTGATTCAACAGGTCAAGATGTCATCGCAATTCGTTCGATGATGTATCTGGCCCTTTCATATGATCACCGACTTGTTGATGGTGCAGATGCTGCTCGCTTCTTGGTTGCGATCAAGAATCGTCTCGAAGAGGGCTCCTTCGAATCTGAACTCGGCTTGTAG
- a CDS encoding branched-chain amino acid ABC transporter substrate-binding protein, with the protein MTLRPLRITAIGTLALGTLAATAVVPAQAAKSTSPIVIAVEAPLTGAQASNGIDMARGVQLAVDEVNARGGIKGRKLSLVKLDDMADPKMAADMVTAAQKAGAVAVVGPYNSSVGLVNLPLYIKAGITPVQMTSTDETTGMGVTVQPKNSQISPVEVKYITGQKVKKVAMLVDPSDYTQGMADRTRTALTAAGITVTSTTITEGAADYSSQVKAALSSSPDLVYVSTYYPEGSKIAKALATSNSTAQCFMGLANVDPAFVTEAGTANAARCKFSGVPAAAQLPTAVAFTKSFTKAFNTAPGVWGVFTYDSTKLLADALKSVGNTNYQPVLNQLKKTKNYKGQTGLITIDRKTGNRTNVPVFILKVNPSGIFTIA; encoded by the coding sequence ATGACCCTCCGCCCCCTTCGCATCACCGCTATTGGCACCTTGGCTCTGGGCACCCTTGCGGCAACCGCTGTTGTCCCGGCACAGGCTGCCAAGTCAACCTCTCCAATCGTGATTGCCGTGGAAGCACCGCTCACAGGAGCTCAGGCATCAAACGGCATCGACATGGCACGTGGTGTGCAACTTGCAGTTGACGAAGTCAATGCACGCGGAGGCATCAAGGGACGCAAACTCAGCCTGGTCAAGCTCGACGATATGGCTGACCCGAAGATGGCCGCTGACATGGTTACGGCTGCACAGAAAGCTGGCGCGGTCGCTGTTGTCGGCCCATACAACTCATCTGTTGGTTTGGTGAACTTGCCCCTGTACATCAAGGCTGGCATCACCCCAGTCCAAATGACATCAACTGACGAGACCACAGGCATGGGTGTCACTGTGCAACCAAAGAACAGCCAGATCTCTCCGGTCGAGGTCAAATACATCACGGGCCAGAAAGTGAAGAAGGTCGCGATGCTCGTGGATCCTTCTGACTACACCCAAGGTATGGCGGACCGCACACGAACCGCACTCACTGCTGCAGGCATCACTGTCACGTCTACAACAATCACCGAAGGGGCCGCTGACTACTCCTCACAGGTGAAGGCAGCGCTTTCCTCGTCACCTGACTTGGTCTACGTGAGCACCTACTATCCCGAAGGTTCAAAGATTGCTAAGGCTCTTGCCACAAGCAATTCAACGGCTCAGTGCTTCATGGGCTTAGCCAATGTTGACCCAGCTTTCGTCACTGAAGCTGGTACAGCGAATGCTGCACGCTGCAAGTTCAGTGGCGTTCCTGCTGCTGCACAGTTGCCTACTGCAGTTGCCTTCACCAAGAGCTTCACCAAGGCTTTCAACACAGCCCCCGGCGTATGGGGTGTATTCACTTACGACTCAACCAAGCTCCTCGCGGATGCTTTGAAGAGTGTGGGCAACACTAATTACCAGCCGGTGTTGAACCAGTTGAAAAAGACCAAGAACTACAAGGGTCAAACTGGCCTCATCACAATCGATCGCAAAACAGGCAATCGAACCAACGTGCCTGTCTTTATTTTGAAGGTCAACCCGTCCGGCATCTTCACCATCGCCTAG
- the gcvT gene encoding glycine cleavage system aminomethyltransferase GcvT, with protein MNPLLQQTPLHSRHVALGAKTADFGGWDMPIEYAGVLVEHQAVRSAAGIFDVSHMGKVRIHGVGAANFLNSVLTNDLNRINDGQAQYTMLCNEYGGVIDDLIVYKWSDDEVFMVPNASNASNVVAALREAAPASITIDNHHNDHGIIAVQGPNSRAVIEALGLPADHDYMSMVSASHRGEPVIVCRSGYTGELGFELVVPNIILGSVWDALLEKGAQFGVVPVGLGARDTLRLEMGYPLHGQDIAQDISPVEAGLGWAVGWDKPNFHGRDVLVKQREAGPRRKLRGLKAIDRGIPRAHMHAYASDDAELAGEVVGDITSGTFSPTLKQGVALALLNADLEVGSEVLIDVRGKAIRFAVVKVPFVASSVR; from the coding sequence GTGAATCCATTGCTGCAGCAGACCCCACTTCATAGCCGCCATGTCGCTCTAGGCGCCAAAACCGCAGATTTTGGCGGCTGGGATATGCCAATTGAGTACGCAGGCGTCTTAGTCGAGCACCAAGCGGTTCGGAGTGCAGCTGGAATATTCGATGTCTCACACATGGGCAAGGTGCGCATCCATGGTGTGGGGGCAGCAAACTTCTTAAATTCAGTACTGACGAATGACCTCAACCGGATCAATGATGGTCAAGCGCAGTACACGATGTTGTGCAATGAATATGGCGGTGTCATTGACGATCTGATCGTCTACAAGTGGTCTGATGATGAAGTCTTCATGGTGCCCAATGCTTCGAATGCATCGAACGTAGTTGCAGCACTTCGTGAAGCTGCACCGGCTTCGATAACTATCGATAATCATCACAACGATCACGGCATCATTGCGGTGCAAGGTCCAAACAGTCGTGCAGTCATTGAGGCTCTTGGTTTGCCCGCAGATCACGATTACATGTCAATGGTCAGCGCGAGCCATCGCGGTGAACCAGTGATTGTGTGTCGTTCGGGATATACCGGCGAACTTGGCTTTGAGCTCGTCGTTCCAAACATCATTCTTGGTTCGGTCTGGGATGCACTGCTGGAAAAGGGTGCGCAGTTTGGTGTCGTTCCTGTTGGACTTGGTGCACGTGACACCTTGCGCTTGGAAATGGGTTACCCGCTTCATGGTCAAGACATCGCTCAAGATATTTCGCCTGTTGAAGCTGGGCTTGGTTGGGCAGTGGGCTGGGATAAGCCGAACTTCCATGGTCGCGATGTGCTGGTCAAGCAACGCGAAGCCGGTCCAAGGCGCAAGCTGCGTGGATTGAAAGCTATTGACCGTGGAATTCCGCGCGCACACATGCATGCTTACGCAAGCGATGATGCTGAGCTTGCAGGCGAGGTTGTTGGCGACATCACCAGTGGAACCTTTTCGCCAACGTTAAAGCAAGGAGTCGCGTTGGCGTTGCTCAATGCCGATCTCGAAGTTGGCAGCGAGGTATTGATCGATGTGCGCGGTAAGGCAATTCGATTTGCAGTGGTGAAAGTTCCATTTGTGGCGTCGTCAGTTCGCTAA
- the lipB gene encoding lipoyl(octanoyl) transferase LipB, with amino-acid sequence MSPVKTAQLDVQRLGFGDEAVDYVPTWELQRAIHAGVVAGERCDTVLLLEHQSVYTAGRRTEPFERPFDGTPVVDVDRGGKITWHGPGQIVGYPIIKLVGRLDVIAHVRRIEQMLIAVCADLGVTTSQIKGRSGVWVAADERGPDRKIAAIGVRVAEGVTMHGFALNCDCDMTWFDRIVPCGIKDAEVTSLSQELGRDINVLEVLPFLEAHLTMVQPELEA; translated from the coding sequence ATGAGTCCTGTGAAAACAGCCCAGCTCGACGTGCAGCGCTTGGGCTTTGGCGATGAGGCCGTTGACTACGTACCAACCTGGGAACTCCAGCGCGCAATCCACGCAGGTGTCGTGGCAGGCGAGCGCTGCGACACAGTGCTGCTTCTCGAGCATCAATCCGTTTATACCGCGGGGCGCCGCACTGAACCCTTTGAGCGTCCATTTGATGGAACACCAGTAGTTGACGTTGATCGCGGCGGAAAGATCACCTGGCACGGCCCCGGCCAAATCGTTGGCTACCCCATCATCAAGCTCGTTGGTCGACTCGATGTCATTGCGCATGTGCGCCGCATTGAACAAATGCTGATCGCTGTTTGTGCAGATCTTGGTGTCACCACGTCACAAATCAAAGGCCGCAGCGGAGTCTGGGTTGCAGCCGATGAACGAGGCCCTGATCGCAAGATCGCAGCTATTGGGGTTCGCGTCGCTGAAGGCGTCACCATGCATGGCTTCGCTCTTAACTGCGATTGCGATATGACTTGGTTCGATCGCATCGTTCCTTGTGGAATCAAAGATGCAGAGGTCACCTCACTTTCACAAGAGCTGGGGCGCGATATCAATGTGCTCGAAGTTCTTCCGTTTCTTGAAGCGCATCTCACGATGGTGCAGCCAGAGTTGGAAGCATGA
- the lipA gene encoding lipoyl synthase — protein sequence MSTDSVYGGVNPEGKRMLRIEARNAETPIERKPSWIRTKLRTGPEYLEIRELVKSEGLHTVCQEAGCPNIYECWEDREATFLIGGEQCTRRCDFCQIDTGKPAPLDRDEPRRVAESVRTMQLRYATVTGVTRDDLEDEGAWLWAETIRQINSLNPNTGVEVLIPDFSGKAHLLNEVFEAKPQVLAHNLETVPRIFKRIRPAFDYARSLDVIALARAANMVTKSNLILGLGEEISEVEQALQDLYDAGCELVTITQYLRPTNRHHPVERWVHPDEFVALEAKATEIGFAGVLSGPLVRSSYRAGRLYEQAIAAR from the coding sequence ATGAGCACTGATTCCGTGTACGGCGGAGTGAACCCAGAAGGTAAGCGGATGCTTCGCATCGAAGCACGCAATGCCGAAACTCCAATTGAGCGCAAACCAAGTTGGATTCGCACCAAATTGCGCACCGGCCCCGAATATCTGGAAATTCGCGAGCTGGTGAAGTCTGAAGGACTTCACACTGTGTGCCAAGAAGCTGGCTGCCCAAATATTTATGAATGCTGGGAAGACCGCGAAGCAACCTTCCTGATTGGTGGCGAGCAGTGCACGCGTCGTTGCGACTTCTGCCAGATTGACACCGGCAAACCCGCTCCCCTGGATCGCGATGAGCCGCGTCGAGTAGCTGAATCTGTGCGCACCATGCAATTGCGGTACGCAACCGTCACCGGCGTAACCCGCGATGACCTTGAAGATGAAGGCGCATGGTTGTGGGCAGAAACCATTCGTCAGATCAACTCACTCAATCCAAACACCGGCGTTGAAGTGCTTATCCCAGATTTCAGCGGTAAAGCGCATTTGCTCAATGAAGTATTCGAAGCCAAGCCGCAGGTGCTGGCTCACAACCTCGAAACAGTGCCACGTATTTTCAAGCGTATTCGCCCTGCCTTTGATTACGCCCGTTCACTCGATGTCATCGCCCTGGCACGCGCCGCGAACATGGTCACCAAGAGCAACCTGATTTTGGGTCTGGGTGAGGAAATTAGCGAGGTTGAGCAGGCCCTGCAAGATTTGTATGACGCTGGCTGCGAGCTGGTCACCATCACCCAGTATTTGCGCCCCACAAATCGTCACCATCCAGTGGAGCGCTGGGTGCATCCCGATGAATTCGTTGCTCTTGAGGCCAAGGCCACCGAAATTGGCTTTGCTGGCGTGCTCAGCGGGCCATTGGTGCGCTCGAGCTACCGTGCTGGGCGCCTCTATGAACAGGCCATCGCAGCCCGCTAA
- a CDS encoding TIGR01777 family oxidoreductase, with protein MRVAITGASGLIGTALVDHLRSQGHEVVKLVRRTASASDEISWDPIAGTVDVDALNGVDGVVHLAGAGVGDHRWSDEYKREILDSRVNGTNTIVKAMLQLDSKPRVLVSGSAIGWYGDTADRAVDETAPAGEGFLADVVQAWEAATLPAQEAGIRVVRARTGLVVAKHGGAWARMFPLFKMGVGGKLGNGKQYWSWISLRDEVAALTFCLTNDSIQGAVNLTGPTPQTNAEVTKAMGKVMGRPTLFPAPAAALKIALGEFSTEVLGSSRVLPDVLTVAGFTWQDPTIDDAIRTAWQSL; from the coding sequence ATGAGAGTCGCGATCACCGGCGCATCCGGGCTCATTGGCACGGCTCTTGTTGACCACTTGCGTTCACAGGGTCACGAAGTCGTCAAGCTTGTTCGTCGCACCGCTTCAGCAAGTGACGAAATCAGTTGGGATCCGATCGCTGGAACTGTTGACGTCGATGCCTTGAACGGTGTTGATGGTGTGGTTCACCTGGCTGGTGCTGGCGTTGGCGATCATCGTTGGAGCGATGAATACAAACGCGAAATTCTTGATAGCCGTGTGAATGGCACCAACACCATCGTGAAGGCGATGCTGCAGCTTGATTCCAAGCCACGAGTGTTGGTTTCCGGCTCAGCCATTGGTTGGTATGGCGATACCGCCGATCGTGCAGTTGATGAAACCGCTCCAGCTGGCGAAGGCTTCCTTGCTGATGTTGTCCAAGCGTGGGAAGCCGCAACGTTGCCAGCTCAAGAGGCAGGCATTCGTGTGGTTCGCGCTCGAACTGGATTAGTAGTTGCCAAACATGGCGGCGCGTGGGCACGCATGTTCCCACTGTTCAAGATGGGTGTTGGCGGAAAACTTGGTAATGGCAAGCAGTACTGGTCTTGGATTTCATTGCGCGATGAGGTTGCTGCACTCACTTTTTGCCTAACCAATGATTCAATCCAAGGCGCCGTGAATCTGACGGGCCCAACCCCACAAACCAATGCGGAAGTCACCAAGGCAATGGGCAAAGTCATGGGCCGACCAACACTGTTCCCAGCGCCCGCAGCTGCACTCAAGATTGCACTTGGTGAATTCTCAACTGAAGTACTCGGCAGTAGTCGCGTGCTTCCAGATGTATTGACGGTCGCCGGATTTACTTGGCAGGACCCAACAATCGACGATGCAATTCGAACGGCCTGGCAGTCATTGTGA
- a CDS encoding NAD(P)/FAD-dependent oxidoreductase: MSADVVVIGAGLAGLAAARELSIHGVHVTVLEASDHVGGRVRTDHIDGITMDHGFQVYNPAYPEAARVLDHQALNLHALTPGVGVRLGQGKLARLGDPRKNFRLSLGGLGLSTGSPLSKAKFANYALRASRSSIAELEARPDMSAREALIAAGIHGDLLNKVIQPFLTGVFLESELNTSRHFLDLVLRSFVRGTPSLPAAGMQAIPEQLHHALPSNTVHFNTAVAKINNKSVTTVDDGRVNAKLVIVATDPTIASTLIPGIAAPEGRSVTTWYHLADTAPQALAFGESLLLVDGSNSGPVINTVVLTHAVPSYAKPGQTLISSSTLGTDSSTEAETAVRKHLARIYGASTRAWEQVGVYPIPYALPAMVPPFEIRQPIEIGHVLVAGDHRDTGSIQGAMVSGRRAAQRALELLELR, encoded by the coding sequence GTGAGTGCCGATGTCGTTGTGATCGGGGCTGGCCTTGCAGGTCTTGCCGCAGCACGCGAACTATCAATACATGGCGTTCACGTCACGGTTCTTGAAGCCAGTGATCACGTAGGTGGGCGCGTTCGTACCGATCACATTGACGGAATCACCATGGATCACGGGTTTCAGGTCTACAACCCTGCGTATCCAGAAGCCGCAAGAGTTCTCGATCACCAAGCGCTCAATCTTCACGCCCTCACTCCAGGTGTTGGTGTGCGCCTTGGTCAAGGAAAGCTCGCTCGACTTGGTGACCCACGCAAGAACTTTCGGTTGAGCCTGGGTGGGTTAGGCCTATCCACCGGATCGCCATTGTCCAAAGCGAAATTTGCGAACTACGCACTACGGGCGTCACGGAGTTCTATCGCAGAACTTGAAGCGCGACCCGACATGTCTGCTCGTGAGGCACTCATCGCGGCAGGCATTCATGGCGATCTCCTCAACAAAGTGATTCAACCGTTTCTCACGGGCGTCTTCCTTGAATCTGAACTCAACACTTCGCGACACTTCCTAGATCTGGTGTTGCGATCATTTGTACGCGGAACTCCCTCACTTCCCGCAGCGGGAATGCAAGCCATTCCAGAACAACTGCATCACGCTCTTCCTTCCAACACCGTGCATTTCAATACTGCAGTCGCAAAGATCAACAACAAGTCAGTCACCACAGTTGACGATGGTCGAGTAAACGCAAAGCTCGTGATTGTTGCGACCGATCCGACAATCGCCAGCACACTGATCCCAGGAATCGCTGCACCAGAAGGTCGAAGCGTTACTACCTGGTATCACCTCGCCGATACCGCTCCACAAGCATTGGCCTTTGGAGAATCACTTCTGCTCGTGGATGGAAGTAACTCTGGCCCGGTCATCAACACTGTGGTGTTGACCCATGCAGTGCCGTCCTATGCAAAACCGGGACAGACACTCATCTCGAGTTCAACCTTGGGTACAGATTCAAGTACCGAAGCCGAAACTGCTGTGAGAAAACATCTTGCCCGGATCTATGGCGCCTCAACTCGCGCATGGGAACAGGTTGGCGTGTATCCAATCCCCTATGCACTTCCGGCAATGGTGCCGCCATTCGAGATTCGCCAGCCCATTGAAATAGGGCACGTGCTGGTTGCCGGCGATCATCGAGACACCGGCTCTATCCAAGGCGCAATGGTGAGTGGGCGTCGGGCCGCGCAACGAGCTCTTGAACTCTTGGAATTACGATGA